In Allocoprobacillus halotolerans, a genomic segment contains:
- a CDS encoding NusG domain II-containing protein translates to MKKKDIIFIIGLCIVIGVIYLVYEFTQTQKGGKIEVYYHNELKETIDISKNQIYTFEGDYGTFHLEVKDYQYRAIDVECPNHDCEEEGWIQEGSSRKIICVPNNIYVVQADIAPKY, encoded by the coding sequence ATGAAAAAGAAAGATATTATTTTTATTATAGGATTATGTATTGTCATTGGAGTAATCTATCTTGTTTATGAATTTACACAAACTCAAAAAGGTGGGAAGATAGAAGTTTATTATCATAATGAACTCAAGGAAACCATAGATATATCAAAAAACCAAATATATACTTTTGAAGGTGATTATGGAACTTTTCATTTAGAAGTTAAAGATTATCAATATCGTGCCATTGATGTTGAATGTCCTAATCACGATTGTGAAGAAGAAGGTTGGATTCAAGAAGGAAGTTCAAGAAAAATTATTTGTGTGCCTAATAATATTTATGTTGTCCAAGCAGATATTGCGCCTAAATATTAA